The window TCCGGACAACGGTAGCCTCAGCGGCACGCTTCGCGCCGCCACCTGGCCGGCCTCGACGAGCCTGGCCACGGTGGCGCCCTCGTAGTGCGCGCGGAGGGCGCGGGTCCGTGCGGGCTGCTCGGCGGACGGGTCGACCTGCTTCTCCGGTACGACCACTTCGCCGTTGCGAAGGGCGCGGACCGATACCTCAAGCAGGGGTAGCCGGTTGCCCCCAGCGGTCATCGCTGCCCAGAAGTCGCGGCCCAACGCCTCGACCAGGCGTCGGTGCATGCTGCGGATGTCTCGCGTGTCCTCGGCGTTCTCCGCGTCCATGGCCTCGTCGTCGGCATCGGCCCCGTTCTCCTCCAGGCTGGCCACGTCGTGCGCGCCGACGATGAGGAAGGAAGTGCCGGGTTCGTCACTCTCCCGGGCGAGATGCAGTCGAGCGACAGTCTCCTCGTCCGCCCACCAGGAGCGGGCGACCCTCGCGCCGGGAGAGTCGGGATCGGGGCGCCCGAACCATGCGGGGCCCGCGTACGACTCCCCGTCCACCCTGCGCCAGGGCAGTTCGAGACGCCCGATGACCCGTCGTTCCGTACGCCCCTCATGGGGCTCGGAGAGAGTGGAGTTGATCAGTACGAGTCCCAGGGCGCTCGTGGCCCACAGGGTCGCCTTGCCCAAGCCGTACGAACCACCCGCACTGTGCCCCGACTTGAGGCTCTCCAGTTGCCGCCTGACCACGGCGGCGAACTTGCCGTCCTCGTAGTCGTCTCCGGTGAGCCCCGACGCGTTGTAGTCGTCGACACGCAGCAGGACCAAGCGGCCCTTCTCGTACATGTCGCGCACCCCGGCGTCCACGACCCGGCCGACCTTCTGACTTCCCGCCCCCTCCGATACCGCGGAGTAGTGCGGGAAGAGGTCGTTCCAAAGGATCGCCTCACGGAAGGCGTCGAGCATCTCGCCGGTCAACTCGTGCAGGGTGTAGCGGACCCTGACAGGTCGGCCGTTCTCGGTCAGCCGTTCGTCGAGGCTGTTCTGACAGGTCTCCCGGGCGAGCACCTGCACGTCGGCGTCGAAGGCGAAGGCCGCGGCGTTACCCAGCTCACGACCGCCGTCGGGGTACCCGGGGCGGTGATACCAGGTGACCGGCAGACCGGCCTGGGTGTCTGTGGTACGGGTGTGCACCGTGCCGACGTCGGTGCCGAGCGCCTTGGCGATCTCCACCATGACGGTCGGACGCGGGGTCGACCTCCCGGTGATCCACGCGGAGATGGCGGCCCGCGTCAGCTTGAGTTCCTGGGCCAGTTCGGCCTGTGTCTTCCCCGCGAGCTTGAGCTGACGGGCCAACCAGGGCCCGAACTCTTCGCCTGTGTCCAACCGTGCCACCTGCGCTTCCCCTCGGAGTCGCCTGCAACTCGCTGGCGACTGACCAGGAGGCTAATTTGACGCCATGAACGCTGTCAACCAACAGTTGATCGGAATCGGGCCCCAGGGCCACCGAAGTCGATAGGCTAGATTGCCCGATTTTCACACCTTTTGAGCCGAACCTCACATGCGGAGGGTTCAATTCGGCGTCAACGAGGGGCAGTTGGGTTGACCCCCACGATCGACGTCCGATACGATTTTATGGACGGCATAGCTCTCGTCTCGCCCGGAAACTCGAAAGTCGAGTGACACGGCCGACCCTGTCAGACGTATGTCCAAAATCGGCCGAGAAGCAGAGTTCACGGCTGCAGATCGAGGCTCACGCAAGCGTCTTCCCCGTCGGTTCTGATGACTAGTCAGGCAGACTGGGATCCTGCTAGTCTGATTTTCATAGCGGAACGTTTTCCCGAGATTTCTACACCAACTTTCCACGAGGGGTCGATTGTGCCTTTATGCACCCCTGCGCGGCCGATGCGACAGGGGGACCTGATTATGGACGAGTACAACAGTCACGACTTGGATTCGCAGCGTGGCTTGAGTGCATTCAACTCGGCCATCGCCATGGGGAGCATCGAACTCAAGGCGGCAGCGGACCTGCTGAGAGGGCATCCGTGCGAGGAGGAATTCCTGGCAAGGTTTCCGCAGCTGAGGGACGGTACGGAACCGCCGGACGACGACACCCCGTCTTCGGACTGACCTTCTCCGCATCCACCGTGCGCGGGAAACCTTCGAAGCATACGCCTACCGCCTTCACCAGCACAGACATGCGAAGGCGAAGATTTTGCGCACCCTCTGGCACCTCTCGCACGTCCTGTGGGCCGGCTGTACGAGACGACAGTCGGCCCCTCACGCACACCACCGCCCGAATCCTTGACACCTCAGGAGTGCAGGACCGTGTCGCAGTCATCCTCTCCGGTAATTGACACCGTTATCGAACAGTCTTCCCGTGTCCTCAAGACGTATGCCGTCGACCCCGGCCTCGTAGCCGAGCACGCAAATAGCGAGCGTCGCATCACCCAAGGGGGATACGGCGACCGTCAACTTTTCGAACTCGTCCAGAACGCGGCCGACGAAATCGCCGAGGAGCCCGGTGGAAAGGTCCACGTCGTCCTCACCGGTACCCACCTGTACTGCGCGAACGAAGGAAATCCTGTCACCCCCGAGGGCGCTGAGACAATTCTTCGGATGAGTATGTCGAAGAAGCGCGGAGGGCAGATCGGCAGGTTCGGCGTGGGCGTGAAGTCCGTCCTCGTCGTGACCGACACACCGGAATTCTTCAGCAGCACCGGAAGTTTCGGGTTCGACCGCGCCTGGTCGTACGAACAAATCAAGAGCGTGCCCGGCGTGACCGCTCGATACGGTGCGGAATTCGACGCCCCCGTGCTGCGGATGGCCCGCCCTCTCAACGTGCAGGCCGAGCGCGCCGCCGACCCCGTCCTGCATGAGCTGCTGAGCTGGGCGACCACCGTCGTACGCCTGCCCTTGCTCCCGAAGGCGGACCGCCGGCTGGGGCTGGACATGCATGGTGGGAACGCCAAGGAGCACGGCGAGCCTCGCGACGAGTTCCCGGTGGGCTTCCAGCTCTTCTCACCACACGTCGCGAAGGTCGTTCTCGAGGACCGCCGTCACCTTCCTGCAGCCCGCCGGGTCCTGACCACGCGGCAGACCGGTGATCTGCACACCGTGACCGAGGAGAGGACCGGGAAAGCAGCCACCATCCATTGGCGGGTGTTCACCACCAGCCACACACCCGGCCGAGCGGCCCAGGCGGACGCCGGTGAACTCCACGACCGGGTCTCGCTCGACCTCTCCTGGGGTGTACCCGCCCTGCGGAAGAACCCGGAGACCGGCCTGTACGTCAACTCGCAGATCCGTGGTCGCGGCAGGTTCTGGTCCTTCTTCCCGACCAAGTACGAGATGTCATTGAGCGGCATCCTCAACGGCGCGTGGAAGACCAACGAGGACCGACAGAACCTGCTCGACTCCTCACCTTTCAACCAGGAGATGATCAGGGTGTCGGCGGCGTTGGTCGTCGACTCGCTTCCCGCTCTGTCGCCCGCCGAGGACCCCGCCGCCTACTTGCCCTTGCTTCCCGGGCGAGTCAAAGAGGCGATCAGCTGGGCCGACGAGTTCCTGACCCGGGAGATCTGGGCCCGTGCCGCGACCCGTCCGTCGCTGCCCGACCAAAAAGGTGTGCTGCGCGCCCCCGCCGAGCTGCGTGTGCACCCCCGGTTCGACAAGAAAGACTTGAAGAGGCTGGCCGGGTGGCTGCGGATGTGGCACGAGTGCCCTGGTCGCCCCTCGAACTGGCTGCACCCGAGCGTCGAGACCGACTCGCTGCGTTCCGGAAAGGTCGAGCACATCCTCGAAGCGGCCCGGCACGAACGAGCGGATGTCCGCACCTGGCTGGAGGCCCTGGTCACGAGCGGTACCGCCGAGGCCTCGGCCGCGGCGATCCGGATCCTTGCGGACATGATCGAGGTCGGTTCACCGTACGCGGAAGAGGCCCGCAAGGCACACATCGTGCTCACGGAGGAGCATGGGCTCGTCGCGCCCGTACGCGGCCGGGTGTTCCGTCGCGCCGACCAGGGCGGGCTGCGTGAGTCCCTCGTGTATGTGGACGACGCACTCGCCCAGGACCCGTCGCTGGCCCACGCGCTCAACGTTCTCGGCATCCGCGAGGCGGACCTGGAAGGGCGCTTCGTCAGCGTCCTCGACCAGGGATTCGACGGCTACCGAGACGCCGAGTGGCGGCGGTTCTGGGAGCTGTTCCGCAAGGCCGGAATCCGGCACCTGGCTCACAGGGTGCTGGAACGGGTCGCCACGCCGGGATCCACTCTGCGCGTGCGTACCGCCGACGGAAGGTTCCGGCCCATCGAGGACTGCATGCTTCCGGGCAAGGTGGTCGACGCACGGCGGGACCCTTCCGTGGCCGTCGACATGACGTTCCACTCCGACGATGCCGCCTTCTTCGCCCAGGTCGGCCTGCGGGACCGACCCAGCACAGGAGTACGTCCAAAGGAGGGGGAAGCCTGGTTCGAAGAGTACCGGCAAGCAGTTCACTCGGACTATCTGCGCAATTTGAGCAGCACAGCGCCGCGCCCCGCCCTGAGCCGGATGAAGGTCGAGGGAGCCGCGATCGGGGGTCCGCTACACCTGTTCCGGGCGCTCTCGGAGGAGTCCCGCGCCGCCTTCCTCAAGGCTCTTCCCGACGACGCCGTGGTGGACAGCTGGACACGGCAGATCGGTGCGCAGAGCAGCACTCGACAGCGCGTGGAATCACCGATCCACTGGATGCTCCGGAAGTACGGAACGGTCGCCACCTCCCAGGGAACCAAGCCGCTCAACGAAGCCGTCGGTCCCCAGCTCGCCGCCTATCGCGATGTCCTGCCGGTCGCCGATCTGTCGGCCGAGAAGGCCCGCAAGCTGCGCCTACCTGCGACGGTCGACGAGGTTCCGGCAGATCGCTGGGCCATGCTCCTCGACGAAGTGTCCCGGAGCGAGGACGACTCCTTTGTGGGCGCCACCTACGTGATGCTGACCCGGTTCGGCGCGGACTTTCCCGAGGACGCTCTCACCCGCTGCCGTATCGGCGACAGTTGGGGGGCCCGTCCCGACGACGAGATCACGCTCGCCGTCGGAACCGCAGAGTATCGGGTGCTCCGCGCCGAGCAGCTTCCCGCGCTGCTCGTGCCGACCGCCAGGGACGCCGAGCTGATGGTCGAGAAGTGGGGCATGCTCCGCTACGCCGACATGATCAGCCGGGAGACCCGTGAGGTCGTCGAGGGCGATCCGGTGCCCTTGGTCGAGCTGTATCCCGGCCTGCGCAGGCACCTCAACAGCTCCAACAGGAACAGCCTGGTGCAGCGGTGCACCGAACTGGAAGAGGTAACCCGCACGCCCAACGGGACCCAGGCCACCCCTTTGGACGCCGTACGCCAGGACGGCACCGTCAAGGTCCGTGTCCCGCTGGATCCCGAACCGATGCTCCGGCTGATCGACCGCGAACTGAGTCTGGGCCTGGGCTCGTCCGGCTGCCGAGCCGTGCTCGAACATCAGGACCGGATGGCTCGGGACGGCGCGATGCAAGCGGCCCGGAAGGCCGTGCGTGACACCGACGACGTGGTCACCAAGATTGAGCTGCTGGTCGGGGCGGAGGCGCTCCGGATCGGTCTCCCCGAAGGGTTGATGGAGGCGGAACTGCAGGCGACCGACGGTGTACAACCCTCGGGGCGGCGGATCGCGCAGATGGCTTTCAACGCGCACGGCGACGGCGTCCTCCATCAACACGCCCGCGACATCCAGGCAAGGTTCCCCGACGCCCCCGTCGCCTACACCGGCTCCTCGTCCGCCGTCTCCTTCGTGTCGGACCTGAAGCTTCCTGGGTCCTTCGCGGGCTCCCGCACCCCGTCCCGACCTGCGTTCGAGATCATCGAGGGCCCTCGGGACTTCCCGAGTCTCCACGCGTACCAGGAGGATCTGGTCCGCAACATCACCACCATGCTCGACCGCCTCGCTCCCCAGCGCGGGATGCTGTCGCTGCCGACCGGCGCGGGCAAGACTCGGGTCACCGCCGAGGCCGTGATCCGCTGGGTCAAGCGCGTCGGCGACCTGAGCGGACCGCTGCTGTGGATCGCTCAGAGCGACGAACTATGCGAACAGGCCGTGCAGAGCTGGAAGTTCGTCTGGAGCAAGGTCGGTGCGGAGCGTCCGCTCACCATCAGCAGGCTCTGGGGCGGCAACGAAGTCGGGAACGTCCTCGACCACCCGCAGCTGGTGGTCGCCACCGACGCGAAACTGGATCGCTGCCTGGACACCGAACCATACGCATGGCTGCGTCAGGCCTCACTGGTGATCGTGGACGAGGCCCACACCGCCGTCTCCCCGCGGTACACCGCACTCCTGCGGCAGTTGGGGCTCACCCAGTACGAGACCGGTCGGCACCTGCTCGGTCTGACGGCCACGCCCTTCCGCAACACCAACGAGGAGGAGACGCGCCGTCTGGTCGGGCGCTTCGGGAACCGTCGTCTCGACGAGGGTGTCTTCCCGTCCGGTGATCCGTACCGGGACCTCCAGGAGTGGGGGATGCTCGCACAGGTGGAACACCGCACCCTGGAAGGTGGTCGGATCGAACTGACCCGTGACGAAAAGGCTCAGGCCGAACGGATGGCGATGCTGTCCCGTGCCGCCGAGCAGCGTCTCGCCGACGACCACGCGCGCAGCAGGCGCATCGTCGACTCAGTGGTCGATGTGGTCGACGACGGGCCGACGCTGGTCTTCGCCACCTCCGTCGACCATGCCAAGTACTTGTCGGCCATGCTCAACGACCGGGGCATCCGGTCCGCGGCCGTGGACGCGACGACCAGCGACCAGGACCGCCGCACACGCGTCGAGCAGTTCCGCGAGGGACGCATCCAGGTGCTCACCAACTACGGCGTGCTCGCCCAGGGATTCGATGCCCCGGCCACCCGTACCGTGGTGGTGGCCCGCCCCGTCTACAGCACCAACGTCTATCAGCAGATGATCGGTCGCGGCCTGCGTGGTCCGCTCAACGGCGGTAAGCCCACGTGTCTGATCCTCAACGTCAGCGACAACATCGCGAACTTCGACACCCGACTCGCTTTCACCGAGTTCGAGCACCTGTGGAGCAGAACGTGACCGATGCCTACCTCGACAGCCCACCGCTCACCGACGAGCAGCGGGCCGTGGTCGAGCAGCCCTGGGACGCACGTGTCCTGGTGACCGCCGGCGCCGGGGCGGGAAAGACGCACACGCTGGTGCGTCGACTCGACGCGCTGTGCGGTCACGAGGATCCCGACGAGGCGTTGGAGGCTGCCGAAATCCTGGTGCTCACCTTCTCCCGGGCCGCCGCCCGCGAGTTGCGTGAGCGGATCGCCCGGCACGGGGAGCGGGCCGGGCGGGTGCGGGCGCAGACCTTCGACGCCTGGGCGTACGGGGTGCTCCTTCAGTGGCAGCCGGACGGCGAGTGGGGTGCGGTCGGCTTCGACGAGCGGATCGACGCCGCCGCGCAGGCGGTCGAGGAAGGCGTGCTGGAGACCGGCGACGCCTTCCCTCCCGCCCATGTCGTGATCGACGAGGTCCAGGACCTGGTGGGAGGCCGCCGAGAACTGGTGGAGACGCTGCTGGACCGGTACCAGGACAGCTGCGGCTTCACCGTCGTCGGCGACGCCGCCCAGTCCGTCTACGGCTTCCAGATCGAGGACCCGACCGAACGCGCCGACGAGACCGGTCGGTTCTTCGACTGGCTGCGTGGCTCTTACCCCGACGAACTCGTGGAGCTGCGCCTCACACGGAACTTCCGCGCCGTCACCCCCGAGGCACGGATCGCGTTGGCGTACGGTCCCCGGCTCCAGCGGGTCACCGACGCGGACGAGGCGGCGACCGCGTACGAGGAACTGCGCGAACTACTCCTTGATCCGGCGAACGACCTGGGCGACCTTGCCGATCCCTTCGCCCTGGAGGGATTGCGGACCTTCCCCGACACCTGCGCGATCCTCACCCGCGACAACCGACAGGCGTTGGTGGTCTCTGAGCTGCTGCACAAGAACGACGTCGAGCACCGGCTGCGGCGCCCCCTCGAAGAGCGGCCGGTGCCCTATTGGGTTGCCGAGCTGCTGCGCCGCACCGAGGCGACCGGCCTCACCGAGGACCGGTTCCGCACGCTGCTCGCGGAAGTTCCCCTGTCGTACGAGCCCGACACGAGCGTCCTGTGGACGGTCCTGCGGCGGGTCGCCCGCTCGGCCGGACGCGGTGTGCTCGATCTGGAGCGGCTGCGTCGTGCAGTCGCCGACGGCAGGTTCCCAGACGACGCCGCCGACCCGGAGACCGCGCGCCTCGTGGTTTCCACCGTGCATCGGGCCAAGGGGCTCGAATTCGACCGGGTGATCGTTCTGACCCCACCGACCATCGCCGAGCTGCGCAAGCAGCA is drawn from Streptomyces bottropensis ATCC 25435 and contains these coding sequences:
- a CDS encoding helix-turn-helix domain-containing protein, yielding MDTGEEFGPWLARQLKLAGKTQAELAQELKLTRAAISAWITGRSTPRPTVMVEIAKALGTDVGTVHTRTTDTQAGLPVTWYHRPGYPDGGRELGNAAAFAFDADVQVLARETCQNSLDERLTENGRPVRVRYTLHELTGEMLDAFREAILWNDLFPHYSAVSEGAGSQKVGRVVDAGVRDMYEKGRLVLLRVDDYNASGLTGDDYEDGKFAAVVRRQLESLKSGHSAGGSYGLGKATLWATSALGLVLINSTLSEPHEGRTERRVIGRLELPWRRVDGESYAGPAWFGRPDPDSPGARVARSWWADEETVARLHLARESDEPGTSFLIVGAHDVASLEENGADADDEAMDAENAEDTRDIRSMHRRLVEALGRDFWAAMTAGGNRLPLLEVSVRALRNGEVVVPEKQVDPSAEQPARTRALRAHYEGATVARLVEAGQVAARSVPLRLPLSGGARGTLGTHQAVLLVTDLANDAESEDGAKNQVHSLRGNRMTVKTAGVPNLPLGTNPFQAVLLVGEAAGEAAPFAKEAEEFLRAAEPPEHDRWGQTEELSLRWSPSAYRRINTLTTEVNSAVRELVARPKRGSRDGGEALRKALTVKAKPKAKAPSGPVVPVLDGLEATVGEEGEWRITAEVSIPRGDEIAPMAPVAQLDVRSGGRPKLDWAELIAVEGCEVEDGMLRFAPGTRRAKFRGSTDVTSHPVRTTLTRLVLELRAGKGE
- a CDS encoding DEAD/DEAH box helicase, encoding MSQSSSPVIDTVIEQSSRVLKTYAVDPGLVAEHANSERRITQGGYGDRQLFELVQNAADEIAEEPGGKVHVVLTGTHLYCANEGNPVTPEGAETILRMSMSKKRGGQIGRFGVGVKSVLVVTDTPEFFSSTGSFGFDRAWSYEQIKSVPGVTARYGAEFDAPVLRMARPLNVQAERAADPVLHELLSWATTVVRLPLLPKADRRLGLDMHGGNAKEHGEPRDEFPVGFQLFSPHVAKVVLEDRRHLPAARRVLTTRQTGDLHTVTEERTGKAATIHWRVFTTSHTPGRAAQADAGELHDRVSLDLSWGVPALRKNPETGLYVNSQIRGRGRFWSFFPTKYEMSLSGILNGAWKTNEDRQNLLDSSPFNQEMIRVSAALVVDSLPALSPAEDPAAYLPLLPGRVKEAISWADEFLTREIWARAATRPSLPDQKGVLRAPAELRVHPRFDKKDLKRLAGWLRMWHECPGRPSNWLHPSVETDSLRSGKVEHILEAARHERADVRTWLEALVTSGTAEASAAAIRILADMIEVGSPYAEEARKAHIVLTEEHGLVAPVRGRVFRRADQGGLRESLVYVDDALAQDPSLAHALNVLGIREADLEGRFVSVLDQGFDGYRDAEWRRFWELFRKAGIRHLAHRVLERVATPGSTLRVRTADGRFRPIEDCMLPGKVVDARRDPSVAVDMTFHSDDAAFFAQVGLRDRPSTGVRPKEGEAWFEEYRQAVHSDYLRNLSSTAPRPALSRMKVEGAAIGGPLHLFRALSEESRAAFLKALPDDAVVDSWTRQIGAQSSTRQRVESPIHWMLRKYGTVATSQGTKPLNEAVGPQLAAYRDVLPVADLSAEKARKLRLPATVDEVPADRWAMLLDEVSRSEDDSFVGATYVMLTRFGADFPEDALTRCRIGDSWGARPDDEITLAVGTAEYRVLRAEQLPALLVPTARDAELMVEKWGMLRYADMISRETREVVEGDPVPLVELYPGLRRHLNSSNRNSLVQRCTELEEVTRTPNGTQATPLDAVRQDGTVKVRVPLDPEPMLRLIDRELSLGLGSSGCRAVLEHQDRMARDGAMQAARKAVRDTDDVVTKIELLVGAEALRIGLPEGLMEAELQATDGVQPSGRRIAQMAFNAHGDGVLHQHARDIQARFPDAPVAYTGSSSAVSFVSDLKLPGSFAGSRTPSRPAFEIIEGPRDFPSLHAYQEDLVRNITTMLDRLAPQRGMLSLPTGAGKTRVTAEAVIRWVKRVGDLSGPLLWIAQSDELCEQAVQSWKFVWSKVGAERPLTISRLWGGNEVGNVLDHPQLVVATDAKLDRCLDTEPYAWLRQASLVIVDEAHTAVSPRYTALLRQLGLTQYETGRHLLGLTATPFRNTNEEETRRLVGRFGNRRLDEGVFPSGDPYRDLQEWGMLAQVEHRTLEGGRIELTRDEKAQAERMAMLSRAAEQRLADDHARSRRIVDSVVDVVDDGPTLVFATSVDHAKYLSAMLNDRGIRSAAVDATTSDQDRRTRVEQFREGRIQVLTNYGVLAQGFDAPATRTVVVARPVYSTNVYQQMIGRGLRGPLNGGKPTCLILNVSDNIANFDTRLAFTEFEHLWSRT
- a CDS encoding UvrD-helicase domain-containing protein gives rise to the protein MTDAYLDSPPLTDEQRAVVEQPWDARVLVTAGAGAGKTHTLVRRLDALCGHEDPDEALEAAEILVLTFSRAAARELRERIARHGERAGRVRAQTFDAWAYGVLLQWQPDGEWGAVGFDERIDAAAQAVEEGVLETGDAFPPAHVVIDEVQDLVGGRRELVETLLDRYQDSCGFTVVGDAAQSVYGFQIEDPTERADETGRFFDWLRGSYPDELVELRLTRNFRAVTPEARIALAYGPRLQRVTDADEAATAYEELRELLLDPANDLGDLADPFALEGLRTFPDTCAILTRDNRQALVVSELLHKNDVEHRLRRPLEERPVPYWVAELLRRTEATGLTEDRFRTLLAEVPLSYEPDTSVLWTVLRRVARSAGRGVLDLERLRRAVADGRFPDDAADPETARLVVSTVHRAKGLEFDRVIVLTPPTIAELRKQHKDDLDLPAEARALYVAMTRAREDLYHARSPELPILKRAGGRKNGRRYVGGWQSYDRFGLVAEAGDVCRDNPPGHEIDAVATQAYLLAQAGPGQEVVLRKRHDVPMGEYQSPPYALLHDGREIGEASERFREELFQVQKVNRTWEPWWPDEIHGNRIDTLETVTGSVAAGANAGLGDRGAWIAPRITGIGRYRRADENEEQRA